One part of the Synergistaceae bacterium genome encodes these proteins:
- a CDS encoding FIST C-terminal domain-containing protein, with amino-acid sequence MIKMRCAYTTEIDDVEVAVGDVVRQLDLENCSFKNAVGLVHCYSEYIETGVVKALYERLPFEVIGCTTTSGACRDEGGNEVLIFTMLYSDDVSFSTAMSETITAENIERTVMDTHARAKSKLGGDPSFIMAFFPLMGEVSGGQFLEKLDEISGGIPIFGTVSCDHSVSGREESQTICNDQAHQNTAALLLMKGDVNAKFTVIALPEHSIQQQKGIVTDSEGYVVKSVNGLPLLEYLESLGMHTEDLKWGPALASPFMVDYEDGTRPVALLMYGVTPEGDGVYGGSIPTGAGVTLGSLNREGILQTTQESLGEIMKVEHINGILAYSCRGRYFILSPDFASETRIVRKFSGDVPFMFSYSGGEICPVYSEDGKLKNRFHNYTLIACVFS; translated from the coding sequence ATGATCAAAATGCGATGCGCATATACAACTGAAATCGACGATGTGGAAGTTGCGGTGGGTGATGTCGTTCGTCAGCTGGATCTGGAGAACTGCAGCTTCAAAAATGCGGTGGGGCTTGTGCACTGTTACAGCGAATACATCGAGACCGGTGTTGTGAAGGCGCTGTACGAGCGACTGCCCTTCGAGGTGATCGGCTGTACTACCACCAGCGGCGCCTGCAGGGACGAGGGAGGAAACGAGGTTCTGATCTTCACCATGCTTTACAGCGACGACGTTTCCTTTTCGACGGCCATGTCTGAAACCATCACTGCTGAGAACATCGAACGCACGGTTATGGATACCCATGCCCGGGCAAAAAGCAAACTGGGGGGAGATCCCTCCTTCATCATGGCCTTTTTCCCGCTGATGGGAGAGGTCAGCGGCGGACAGTTTCTGGAGAAGCTCGACGAAATTTCCGGAGGCATACCCATATTCGGCACGGTGTCCTGCGACCATTCCGTCTCGGGTCGGGAGGAAAGCCAGACGATCTGCAACGACCAGGCTCATCAAAACACCGCGGCTCTTCTCCTGATGAAAGGAGACGTCAACGCGAAGTTCACCGTCATTGCGCTTCCGGAGCACAGCATTCAGCAGCAGAAGGGGATTGTCACCGACTCGGAGGGCTACGTGGTGAAGTCCGTCAACGGTCTGCCTCTTCTGGAATATCTGGAAAGTTTGGGTATGCATACCGAGGACCTGAAATGGGGGCCGGCTCTGGCCAGCCCGTTTATGGTGGATTATGAGGATGGCACCCGTCCGGTGGCGCTGCTCATGTATGGCGTCACTCCGGAGGGAGACGGCGTCTACGGCGGGAGCATCCCCACGGGCGCGGGCGTGACCCTGGGATCTTTGAATCGCGAAGGTATCCTTCAGACGACGCAGGAATCTCTGGGCGAGATCATGAAGGTGGAGCATATCAATGGCATTCTGGCGTATTCCTGCCGTGGACGCTATTTTATCCTCAGTCCGGACTTCGCCAGCGAAACTCGAATCGTTCGGAAGTTTTCCGGGGACGTTCCGTTCATGTTCTCCTATTCCGGCGGGGAAATCTGCCCTGTTTACAGTGAAGACGGAAAACTCAAAAACCGCTTCCATAATTATACTTTGATTGCCTGTGTCTTTTCGTAG
- the trxB gene encoding thioredoxin-disulfide reductase, which produces MEKRELVIIGAGPAGMAAAIYGRRAGLDVLLLERGATGGQINITDEIENWPGVQHATGPELGNMFREHALKFKAEIRMADVKKVELRGDSRIVVTDTGEIEAEAVIVATGAYFRRLGCPGEDEHIGQGVSYCAVCDGAFFEGEEIAVVGGGNSAVEEGVYLTNFASKVYIIHRRDEFRADRAAVERALSNPKIVPVWNSVVERIEGDGAVENLVLKNVRTGETSSLKVAGVFMFVGQAPYDECVRGLVKATKEGWILVNEKMETSVDGIFAAGDVCNKHLRQVLTAASDGAIAAMGASSYINEQIHLRAVLLEPESVTAFFYSSIDEKQAHLSNEVEKFAKKQGKKIPIIDGYKNARMIEKLDIGSQLPAVVELRRGSVAKVEKLASEADIAKILG; this is translated from the coding sequence ATGGAGAAGAGAGAGCTTGTCATTATTGGAGCCGGGCCGGCGGGAATGGCCGCCGCGATTTATGGGCGACGGGCGGGACTTGACGTGCTGCTTCTGGAGAGAGGCGCCACGGGAGGACAGATCAACATCACCGACGAAATCGAAAACTGGCCCGGCGTTCAGCATGCTACGGGGCCGGAACTGGGCAACATGTTCCGGGAGCACGCTTTGAAGTTCAAGGCGGAAATCCGCATGGCGGACGTCAAAAAAGTGGAACTTCGCGGAGACAGCCGGATTGTTGTCACCGACACGGGAGAAATCGAAGCGGAGGCCGTCATCGTGGCCACAGGCGCGTACTTCCGCCGTCTGGGCTGCCCGGGAGAGGACGAGCACATCGGCCAGGGCGTCAGCTACTGCGCCGTGTGTGACGGAGCCTTTTTCGAGGGAGAAGAGATCGCCGTGGTGGGCGGGGGCAACAGCGCTGTGGAAGAAGGCGTGTACCTGACCAACTTTGCGTCCAAAGTCTACATCATTCACCGTCGGGACGAGTTTCGCGCGGACCGGGCCGCGGTGGAGCGAGCGCTTTCCAACCCGAAGATCGTCCCCGTCTGGAACAGCGTTGTGGAGCGCATCGAAGGCGACGGAGCCGTGGAAAATCTCGTCCTGAAAAACGTCAGGACCGGCGAAACCTCCAGCCTGAAGGTGGCGGGCGTATTCATGTTCGTGGGACAGGCGCCTTACGACGAATGCGTCAGAGGCCTCGTGAAGGCCACAAAAGAGGGCTGGATCCTGGTCAACGAAAAGATGGAAACGTCCGTGGACGGAATCTTCGCCGCCGGAGACGTCTGCAACAAGCACCTGCGTCAGGTTCTGACGGCGGCCTCCGACGGAGCCATTGCGGCCATGGGAGCCTCCTCTTACATCAACGAGCAGATTCACCTGCGGGCCGTCCTCCTGGAGCCCGAGTCCGTGACGGCGTTCTTTTACTCGAGCATCGACGAGAAGCAGGCTCACCTGTCCAACGAGGTCGAAAAATTCGCCAAAAAGCAGGGTAAAAAGATTCCCATCATCGACGGGTACAAAAACGCGCGCATGATCGAAAAGCTGGATATCGGCTCCCAGCTTCCGGCCGTCGTGGAACTGCGCAGGGGCAGTGTGGCGAAGGTCGAAAAACTCGCCTCGGAAGCCGACATCGCAAAAATACTGGGATAA